The following coding sequences lie in one Mustelus asterias chromosome 8, sMusAst1.hap1.1, whole genome shotgun sequence genomic window:
- the LOC144497847 gene encoding zinc-binding protein A33-like, whose product MASNAQNGSYGESLICPLCLGLFVDPVLVDCDRNFCRSCIVYYRKDQGGTLCCPQCGEHAAELTLQSNRVLRNMVDKIRKLTDPQEGKEEEGEGEQALCSEHQEKLSLVCETDGMFICLVCRDSKLHQKHKFRKRNEFITACKNQGVALLNSQNQKVASLKDALQKQECEIAQIKQVGCGLICHIAQQFADLHQFVNEQEQLLIAKLEAEVESNLAGMDQNLTQLRGMLFSTELNITNVEAKLQQGDLTSLKEITSLKDRFSEEAPTALPGNICLGAYRGPLQYKLWREMKAIIQPVPAALTLDAQTANPWLLLSKDLASVRAIDTKQQLPDSLARFDMCVSVLATQGFTTGVHYWEVEVSGKSKWDLGVARESVNRRGDIALKPENGYLALSLSSGGQYSALTSPAVTPLTLGRKPSRIGIYLDYEVGQVSFYNAADLSHLYTFTEKFAERIFPYFCPCLNDTGDNGAPLSVVS is encoded by the exons ATGGCTTCCAATGCACAGAATGGAAGCTATGGAGAATCCCTCATCTGTCCCCTCTGTCTTGGCTTATTTGTTGACCCTGTCCTTGTGGACTGTGACCGGAATTTCTGCCGTTCTTGTATTGTGTACTACAGGAAGGACCAGGGTGGCACACTCTGTTGCCCCCAGTGTGGCGAACATGCCGCAGAACTGACCCTGCAGTCCAACCGGGTGCTGAGGAACATGGTGGACAAGATTCGCAAGCTGACCGACCCGCAGGAAGggaaggaggaagagggggagggggagcaagcTCTGTGTTCGGAACACCAAGAGAAACTGAGCCTTGTCTGTGAGACAGACGGGATGTTCATCTGCTTGGTGTGCAGGGACTCGAAGCTTCACCAGAAACACAAATTTAGGAAGAGGAATGAATTCATCACAGCCTGCAAG AATCAAGGAGTTGCGTTATTGAACTCCCAAAACCAGAAGGTGGCCTCTTTGAAAGATGCCCTGCAAAAACAAGAGTGTGAGATTGCACAAATTAAA caagTGGGCTGTGGATTGATTTGCCACATTGCTCAGCAGTTTGCTGACCTGCATCAGTTCGTCAATGAGCAAGAACAACTGCTGATCGCAAAGCTGGAAGCTGAGGTGGAAAGTAACTTGGCAGGAATGGATCAAAACCTGACACAACTCCGTGGAATGCTCTTCTCCACAGAGCTGAACATCACCAACGTAGAGGCCAAACTGCAGCAAGGTGACCTGACCTCTCTCAAG gaGATCACTTCTTTGAAGGACAG GTTCTCTGAAGAAGCACCCACTGCTCTACCTGGGAATATATGTCTGGGGGCGTACAGAGGTCCTTTACAGTACAAACTCTGGAGGGAAATGAAGGCCATCATCCAGCCAG TTCCAGCCGCCCTGACCCTGGATGCTCAAACAGCCAACCCCTGGTTGCTGCTCTCTAAGGACCTGGCCAGTGTGAGAGCCATCGATACCAAGCAGCAGCTCCCAGACAGCCTGGCCAGGTTCGACATGTGTGTCTCCGTCCTGGCCACTCAGGGCTTCACGACGGGGGTGCACTACTGGGAGGTGGAGGTGAGCGGCAAGTCCAAATGGGACCTGGGAGTGGCCAGAGAATCCGTCAACAGGAGGGGAGACATCGCTTTGAAGCCAGAGAATGGATACCTGGCACTATCCCTGAGCAGTGGGGGGCAATACTCTGCTCTAACCTCCCCGGCAGTCACCCCACTGACTCTGGGGAGAAAACCCAGCCGGATTGGCATTTACCTTGACTACGAGGTAGGCCAAGTATccttttacaatgctgctgacttGTCTCATCTCTACACTTTCACAGAGAAGTTTGCCGAGAGAATTTTCCCTTACTTTTGCCCCTGTTTGAATGACACTGGAGACAATGGCGCTCCTCTCTCAGTAGTTTCTTAA